A genomic window from Planococcus rifietoensis includes:
- the gcvT gene encoding glycine cleavage system aminomethyltransferase GcvT yields MGQLKRTPLFDSYARYGGKTIDFGGWELPVQFSSIKDEHEAVRTKAGLFDVSHMGEIFVSGPDSLSYLQKLLTNDVSKLQDGQAQYTAMCYEDGGTIDDLLVYKLEDERYLLVVNASNIDKDFEWMQKHREGEVELDNASERFGLLALQGPLAEKVLAALTKEDLSAIRPFRFKDQVEVAGQQVLVSRTGYTGEDGFEIYGSPEAVTALWDRILETGESEGLVPAGLGARDTLRFEAGLALYGQELSKDITPLEAGIGFAVKLKKESDFIGKQALVDQKEAGVPRKSVGIEMIDKGIPRHGYAVYKGDEKIGEVTTGTQSPTLKKNIGLALLDAKHNELGTEVDVEIRNKRLKAKIIAAPFYKRSK; encoded by the coding sequence GAATTGCCGGTGCAATTTTCTTCCATCAAGGACGAGCATGAAGCAGTCCGCACTAAAGCGGGATTGTTTGATGTTTCCCATATGGGCGAGATATTCGTCTCGGGCCCGGACAGCCTGTCTTATTTACAGAAATTGCTGACCAATGATGTATCAAAGCTTCAGGACGGCCAGGCGCAATACACGGCGATGTGTTATGAAGATGGTGGCACGATCGATGATTTGCTCGTCTACAAACTCGAAGATGAGCGCTACCTGCTGGTGGTCAATGCATCGAATATCGACAAGGATTTCGAATGGATGCAAAAACATCGCGAAGGCGAAGTCGAACTTGATAATGCCTCAGAACGTTTTGGCCTGCTTGCGCTGCAAGGGCCGCTGGCTGAAAAAGTATTGGCTGCGTTGACGAAAGAAGATTTATCGGCGATCCGCCCATTCCGCTTCAAGGACCAAGTAGAAGTCGCTGGGCAGCAAGTGTTGGTTTCACGCACCGGCTACACAGGTGAAGATGGGTTCGAAATCTACGGCAGCCCAGAAGCCGTCACGGCTCTATGGGACCGTATCTTAGAAACAGGTGAATCGGAAGGCCTCGTGCCGGCAGGACTCGGTGCACGCGATACGCTGCGTTTTGAGGCAGGGCTTGCGCTATACGGTCAAGAATTGTCAAAAGACATCACACCGCTTGAGGCCGGCATTGGTTTTGCCGTCAAATTGAAAAAAGAATCCGACTTTATTGGGAAACAGGCTTTAGTGGATCAAAAAGAAGCCGGGGTACCCCGCAAATCCGTCGGCATCGAAATGATCGACAAGGGCATCCCGCGCCATGGCTATGCAGTTTACAAGGGCGATGAGAAAATCGGCGAAGTCACGACCGGTACACAGTCGCCGACATTGAAAAAGAATATCGGGCTGGCTTTGCTGGATGCTAAGCATAACGAGCTGGGCACGGAAGTGGATGTTGAAATCCGCAATAAGCGGCTTAAAGCAAAAATTATCGCAGCGCCATTTTATAAACGCTCTAAATAA
- the gcvPA gene encoding aminomethyl-transferring glycine dehydrogenase subunit GcvPA, with the protein MKHRYLPMTSQDEKDMLKTIGVQSIDELFSDIPEKVRFKGEYNIKPAKSESALTKELAQLAGKNADSVRYASFLGAGVYDHYKPIVVDHVISRSEFYTAYTPYQPEISQGELQAIFEFQTMIAELTGMDIANSSMYDGGTALAEAGMLAAGQTRRKKILVSRAVHPESRDVVRTYALGQSIDVVEVPLKDGRTDIDALKEMVDENTATVMIQYPNFFGQVENLKEIETIVHGAGALFTVSSNPLALGALTPPGKFGADITVGDAQPFGIPEAFGGPHCGYFAVTQKLMRKVPGRLVGETTDDEGRRGFVLTLQAREQHIRRDKATSNICSNQALNALAASVAMTALGKEGAKEIAVQNITKTHYMKQQLKKSGFEIAFDGAHFNEIAVKVGSSVKELNAALFEKDMIGGYDLGLSYDELQGHMLIAVTEQRSKEEIDAFVQEIDAFVRETEASHA; encoded by the coding sequence ATGAAACATCGCTATCTACCAATGACTTCCCAAGATGAAAAAGACATGCTCAAGACGATCGGCGTCCAATCGATCGATGAATTGTTTTCGGACATTCCTGAAAAAGTACGCTTTAAAGGCGAATACAACATCAAGCCTGCAAAATCCGAATCGGCCTTGACGAAAGAACTGGCACAGCTTGCCGGCAAGAATGCGGATTCTGTCCGTTACGCATCGTTCCTCGGCGCAGGTGTTTATGATCATTACAAACCGATCGTTGTCGATCACGTCATTTCCCGTTCTGAATTTTATACAGCCTATACGCCTTACCAGCCGGAAATCTCGCAAGGGGAATTGCAGGCGATCTTTGAATTCCAGACGATGATCGCTGAACTGACCGGCATGGATATCGCGAACTCATCCATGTACGACGGGGGGACAGCGCTCGCAGAAGCGGGCATGCTCGCAGCCGGCCAGACGCGCCGCAAGAAAATCCTAGTTTCCCGTGCTGTCCATCCGGAGTCGAGAGACGTTGTCCGCACGTATGCACTCGGCCAGTCAATTGATGTTGTAGAGGTTCCGCTCAAAGATGGCCGCACGGATATCGACGCCTTAAAAGAAATGGTCGATGAGAACACGGCAACTGTCATGATTCAATATCCGAACTTTTTCGGTCAAGTGGAAAACTTGAAGGAAATCGAAACGATAGTCCATGGAGCGGGTGCTCTTTTCACCGTATCCTCCAATCCGCTGGCACTTGGGGCGTTAACGCCTCCAGGTAAATTCGGCGCAGATATTACCGTCGGCGATGCACAGCCTTTCGGCATTCCGGAAGCATTCGGCGGGCCTCATTGCGGTTATTTCGCCGTAACGCAAAAATTGATGCGCAAAGTTCCGGGACGCCTTGTCGGCGAAACGACAGACGATGAAGGCAGACGTGGATTCGTCTTGACTTTGCAAGCGCGGGAACAGCATATCCGCCGCGACAAAGCGACATCGAATATCTGCTCGAACCAAGCCTTGAATGCTTTGGCAGCGTCTGTTGCCATGACGGCGCTCGGCAAAGAAGGCGCGAAGGAAATTGCGGTGCAAAATATCACCAAAACGCATTATATGAAGCAGCAGCTGAAGAAATCCGGTTTCGAGATCGCATTCGATGGCGCCCATTTCAATGAAATTGCCGTCAAAGTCGGCTCATCGGTCAAGGAGTTGAATGCCGCTTTGTTTGAGAAAGACATGATCGGCGGCTACGATCTCGGCTTGAGCTATGACGAGTTGCAAGGGCATATGTTGATTGCGGTCACTGAGCAGCGTTCTAAAGAAGAAATCGACGCGTTTGTACAAGAAATAGATGCATTCGTGCGAGAAACGGAGGCTTCCCATGCATAA